The Anopheles merus strain MAF chromosome 2L, AmerM5.1, whole genome shotgun sequence genome has a segment encoding these proteins:
- the LOC121593338 gene encoding Usher syndrome type-1G protein homolog has product MSSDRIHRAAKDGLLDVLREATRSEANAKDVDGMTPVLWAAFEGHFDALKLLVARGGDPDKADQFGNTALHLAAAKGHMQCVDFLVQFGVNLYALDIDHHSAQDLAAINNRDKILRYLDAAAATLEATDRKKAHEYREQAKKKSEKRAREFASRQQKLDREQDTTIRIRPHRPSNMLQALKHKLWSGSQGNLAQGQPRIVNDSPGLQQPSQPPPPVSTTKFSALVGGTVLRGGGAVKKRADAMKIRQQMENGDFKIGEMEANGKRSVRSIQGLRRDSEVLYVGTYSSNDDSNASERRGKLKDVFDVEPSPHNGRENDDADEDSGSGASGKFGTMSRSISQPDFLASAAAAASNDDGVTEDVLLQRPSGLFSRPSFGNLAFPRSVSNVLAQLGSEQTSSASSDGSVKAKPASKGAIKPRSQLVISDSDSEVESSDNEENDSLAILRFLAAFKLEDYYPIFQKNEIDMETLMMLTETDVKSLGLPLGPYRRLCNAIQERREALATPGTISDSRL; this is encoded by the exons ATGTCGTCGGATAGGATACATCG TGCTGCCAAGGACGGCCTGCTAGATGTGCTGCGCGAAGCGACCCGCTCGGAAGCGAACGCGAAGGATGTGGACGGCATGACGCCGGTACTGTGGGCCGCCTTCGAAGGACATTTCGATGCGCTTAAGCTACTAGTCGCCCGCGG cggCGACCCGGACAAGGCGGACCAGTTCGGCAATACGGCACTGCACCTGGCCGCGGCCAAGGGTCACATGCAGTGCGTCGACTTCCTAGTACAGTTCGGCGTCAATCTGTACGCGCTCGATATCGATCACCACAGTGCGCAGGATCTGGCCGCGATCAACAACCGGGACAAGATTTTACGCTATCTGGATGCGGCCGCCGCCACCCTGGAAGCTACCGACAG GAAAAAAGCACACGAGTACCGGGAGCAGGCGAAGAAGAAGAGCGAAAAACGGGCCCGCGAGTTTGCCAGCCGGCAGCAGAAGCTCGACCGGGAGCAGGACACTACGATAAGGATACGCCCGCACCGACCATCGAACATGCTGCAGGCGCTAAAGCACAAGCTGTGGTCGGGCAGTCAGGGCAATCTGGCGCAGGGTCAGCCGCGGATAGTGAACGACTCGCCGGGGCTGCAGCAGCCATCGCAGCCACCGCCGCCAGTGTCGACCACCAAGTTTAGCGCCCTGGTCGGCGGGACGGTACTGCGGGGTGGTGGGGCGGTGAAAAAGCGAGCCGACGCTATGAAGATTCGCCAGCAGATGGAAAATGGAG ATTTCAAAATAGGAGAAATGGAAGCGAACGGAAAACGAAGTGTCCGTTCGATTCAGGGGCTGCGGCGGGATTCAGAGGTCCTGTACGTTGGGACGTACAGCTCGAACGATGATTCGAACGCATCGGAACGGCGTGGCAAGCTGAAGGACGTGTTCGACGTGGAACCGTCCCCGCACAATGGGCGTGAAAATGACGACGCCGACGAGGACAGTGGCAGTGGGGCGAGCGGAAAGTTTGGCACTATGTCGCGGTCGATCAGTCAACCGGATTTTCTCGCCagtgccgctgccgccgccagcAACGACGATGGCGTGACGGAGGATGTGCTACTGCAGCGGCCGTCCGGACTGTTTAGCAGGCCCTCATTTGGCAATTTGGCGTTTCC aagatcCGTTTCGAACGTCCTTGCCCAGCTGGGCAGCGAGCAAACGTCCAGCGCATCATCCGACGGTTCGGTCAAGGCGAAACCTGCCTCGAAGGGAGCGATCAAACCCCGATCCCAGCTGGTCATTTCCGACTCGGACTCGGAGGTGGAAAGCTCCGACAACGAGGAGAACGATTCGCTCGCTATACTGCGCTTCCTGGCCGCGTTCAAGCTGGAGGATTACTATCCAAT CTTTCAAAAGAACGAAATCGATATGGAAACGCTGATGATGCTTACGGAGACGGATGTAAAATCGCTGGGTCTGCCGCTCGGACCGTACCGGCGCCTCTGCAACGCGATCCAGGAGCGCAGGGAAGCGCTGGCCACCCCAGGCACTATCAGTGATAGCCGTTTGTAG